Proteins from a single region of Pseudomonas quebecensis:
- a CDS encoding cytochrome-c peroxidase — translation MLVLCSGLTQSLAAAPLDEALKPLPPVPALDPAKVELGRRLFNEPRLSVNNTLSCASCHQLETGGADNKPFSLGFDGKPVQVNTPSVFNASLNFKQFWNGRVDTLQAQIEQVVISPMEMGSDWNTVVQNLTALPLYQRAFSQAYPDGVTAANVQNALATYERTLLTPNSRFDQYLLGNTEILTLQEKYGYQRFKDYGCIACHQGINIGGNMFQKFGVMGDYFKARGNPVEADLGRYLMTQDEDDRHVFKVPSLRNVAVTAPYFHDASAKTLEEAVDVMFKYQLGRNPNQEDKDLIVQFLKTLTGEWADKPL, via the coding sequence ATGCTGGTGTTGTGCTCGGGCTTGACTCAGTCGCTGGCGGCCGCGCCGCTGGACGAGGCGCTCAAACCGCTGCCGCCGGTGCCCGCGCTGGACCCGGCCAAGGTCGAACTGGGCCGCCGGCTGTTCAATGAACCGCGCCTGTCGGTCAATAACACCCTGTCCTGCGCCAGTTGCCATCAGCTTGAAACCGGAGGCGCCGATAACAAGCCGTTTTCCCTGGGGTTCGACGGCAAGCCGGTGCAGGTCAATACCCCGTCCGTGTTCAATGCCAGCCTGAACTTCAAGCAGTTCTGGAACGGCCGGGTGGACACCCTGCAAGCGCAGATCGAACAGGTGGTCATCAGCCCCATGGAAATGGGCAGCGACTGGAACACCGTGGTGCAGAACCTCACTGCCCTGCCGCTCTACCAACGCGCCTTCAGCCAGGCCTACCCCGACGGTGTCACCGCCGCCAATGTGCAAAACGCCCTGGCCACCTATGAGCGCACGCTGCTCACGCCCAATTCACGCTTTGACCAATACCTGCTGGGCAACACCGAGATCCTGACCCTCCAGGAAAAGTACGGCTACCAGCGCTTCAAGGATTACGGCTGCATCGCGTGCCACCAAGGCATCAATATCGGCGGCAACATGTTCCAGAAGTTCGGCGTGATGGGAGACTACTTCAAGGCCCGCGGCAACCCGGTCGAGGCCGACCTGGGCCGCTACCTGATGACCCAGGACGAAGATGACCGCCATGTGTTCAAGGTGCCCAGCCTGCGCAACGTGGCGGTGACCGCGCCGTATTTTCACGATGCCTCGGCCAAGACTCTGGAAGAAGCCGTCGACGTGATGTTCAAGTACCAGTTGGGGCGTAATCCGAACCAGGAAGACAAAGACTTGATCGTGCAGTTTCTCAAGACATTGACCGGTGAATGGGCGGACAAGCCACTATGA
- a CDS encoding DAHL domain-containing protein — MTTQSRRRFTQFVLGLVTVLLASTLVFLYLKAARDQTASYTQSRDLIRQLQQLNAQWDSEVLKARIAITHNYDPLVTPLTEMTRIWAELNRRDTYHNPSDLSGWQATQAAYQIAVQEKARLVDQFKSHNAVLRNSLAFLPTAEDDIQAQFNRLDDEGRLQLQGVATDTYDLLLSSLEFAQVTSDDRAADILVGLGKLATNKEQLPSEFQGPVDLLSNHIALILREQPVVNNLLERIAEVPVAERLDDLTTHLDQDQQAADRIDHQYHRYLLIFSTLLVAMLLYLAVRLLRSFAEINRVNRELQAANETLEQRVERRTQQLKDAQSELLDSARQAGMAEIATNVLHNVGNVLNSVNISADLVTRKLRSSKALGLGKAMQLINEHKADLGTFLTDDEKGKLLPGYLNQLVDAIASEQQAMTDELAQLSKSVDHIKDIVSTQQSYAGASTLLEPVHISALMEDALRMNAGALSRHHVTVVKEYAQIPEILADKHRLLLIMVNLISNAKYAMSKLSDRPRQITLKVQAREDNILQISVKDDGEGIPAENMTRIFTHGFTTRKEGHGFGLHSCALAAVEMNGQLSAHSDGPGLGAVFTLTIPMTPAGSPA; from the coding sequence ATGACGACTCAGTCGCGCCGTCGCTTCACCCAATTCGTGCTTGGTCTGGTGACCGTGCTGCTGGCCTCGACCCTGGTGTTTCTGTACCTGAAGGCCGCCCGCGACCAGACCGCCAGCTACACCCAGTCGCGGGACCTGATCCGCCAGCTGCAACAACTCAATGCGCAGTGGGACAGCGAAGTGCTCAAGGCCAGGATCGCGATCACCCACAATTATGATCCTCTGGTCACACCGCTCACGGAAATGACCCGGATCTGGGCCGAACTGAACCGCCGCGACACCTACCACAACCCAAGCGACCTGAGCGGTTGGCAAGCCACGCAAGCCGCCTACCAGATCGCAGTCCAGGAAAAAGCCCGGCTGGTGGACCAGTTCAAATCCCACAACGCCGTGCTGCGCAACTCCCTGGCATTCCTGCCGACCGCCGAAGACGACATCCAGGCCCAGTTCAATCGCCTGGACGACGAAGGCCGGTTGCAATTGCAAGGCGTGGCCACCGACACCTACGACCTGCTGCTCAGCAGCCTGGAATTCGCTCAGGTCACCAGTGACGATCGGGCCGCCGATATCCTGGTGGGCCTGGGCAAACTGGCCACCAACAAGGAACAACTGCCGAGCGAGTTCCAGGGCCCGGTGGATCTGCTGAGCAATCACATTGCGCTGATCCTGCGCGAACAGCCGGTGGTCAACAACCTGCTTGAGCGAATCGCCGAAGTGCCCGTGGCCGAACGTCTTGACGACCTGACCACCCACCTCGACCAGGATCAGCAGGCGGCTGACCGCATCGACCACCAATACCACCGCTACCTGCTGATCTTCTCGACCCTGCTGGTGGCGATGCTGCTTTACCTGGCGGTGCGCCTGTTGCGCAGCTTCGCCGAGATCAACCGGGTCAACCGCGAATTGCAGGCCGCCAACGAAACCCTGGAACAGCGCGTGGAGCGACGCACCCAGCAGCTCAAGGATGCGCAGAGTGAATTGCTCGACAGCGCACGCCAGGCCGGCATGGCCGAAATCGCGACCAACGTGCTGCACAACGTGGGCAACGTGCTCAACAGCGTGAACATCTCCGCCGATCTGGTCACGCGCAAACTGCGCAGCAGCAAAGCGCTGGGGCTGGGCAAGGCGATGCAGTTGATCAATGAGCATAAAGCGGACCTGGGCACGTTCCTCACCGACGATGAGAAAGGCAAGCTGCTGCCCGGCTACCTCAACCAACTGGTGGACGCCATCGCCTCGGAACAGCAGGCCATGACCGATGAACTGGCGCAATTGAGCAAAAGCGTGGACCACATCAAGGACATCGTCTCTACCCAGCAATCCTATGCCGGCGCCTCCACACTGCTGGAGCCGGTGCATATCAGCGCCTTGATGGAAGATGCGCTGCGCATGAACGCCGGTGCGCTGAGCCGCCATCACGTCACGGTGGTGAAGGAATACGCGCAAATACCGGAAATCCTCGCCGACAAACACCGCCTGCTGCTGATCATGGTCAACCTGATCAGCAACGCCAAGTACGCCATGTCCAAACTCAGCGACCGGCCACGCCAGATAACCCTGAAAGTCCAGGCGCGGGAAGACAACATCTTGCAGATCAGCGTGAAGGACGACGGCGAAGGCATCCCCGCCGAGAACATGACGCGGATCTTCACCCACGGTTTTACCACCCGCAAGGAAGGCCACGGCTTCGGCCTGCACAGCTGTGCGCTGGCCGCCGTTGAAATGAATGGCCAGCTCAGCGCCCACAGCGACGGGCCTGGCCTGGGTGCGGTGTTTACCTTGACGATCCCTATGACCCCTGCCGGAAGCCCCGCATGA
- a CDS encoding ATP-binding protein encodes MNQPPNRRILLIDDTPSIHDDFRKILMPTVENNQVLDDLESALFGDTSKTEVQAFELHSAYGGEEGLQLLTVAMAEKRPYALAFVDMRMPQGWDGARTIEELWQVDPGLQVVVCTAYSDYSWDDLLYRLKGHDRLLILKKPFDNIEVQQMANTLSSKWDMARRASLKTSHLEQLVAQRTVALTQASEALQLEIDERKQLESQLVQSEKLASLGQLAAGVAHEINNPVGFISSNLSTLDSYFNQLQQMLDAYRQVEDSLTSAEQRDPLKALRDELELDFLKEDIPILIRESKEGIGRVVQIVKDLKNFSRVDNDQTWQWANLQQGIDSTLNIVASELKYKADVIKQYGALPEIECLASQLNQVVMNLVINAAQAMGPERGTITISNGVEGDNVWLEVADNGCGIAPETVQKIFDPFFTTKPVGEGTGLGLSLSYGIIKKHHGDISVSSEPGKGTTFRVVLPIRQTAA; translated from the coding sequence ATGAACCAGCCTCCCAATCGGCGCATCCTGTTGATCGATGACACGCCGTCGATTCACGACGATTTCCGCAAGATCCTCATGCCAACCGTCGAGAACAACCAGGTTCTCGACGACCTGGAGTCGGCGCTGTTCGGCGACACCAGCAAAACCGAGGTCCAGGCCTTCGAATTGCATTCGGCGTACGGCGGCGAAGAAGGCCTGCAACTGCTCACCGTCGCCATGGCGGAAAAACGCCCCTACGCCCTGGCGTTCGTCGACATGCGCATGCCCCAGGGCTGGGATGGTGCCAGGACCATCGAAGAGTTATGGCAAGTCGACCCCGGCCTGCAAGTGGTGGTGTGCACGGCGTATTCGGATTATTCCTGGGATGACCTGCTGTACCGCCTGAAGGGCCATGATCGCTTGCTGATCCTGAAAAAACCCTTCGACAACATCGAAGTGCAGCAAATGGCCAATACCCTGTCCAGCAAGTGGGACATGGCCCGGCGCGCCTCCTTGAAAACCAGCCACCTGGAACAACTGGTGGCGCAGCGCACCGTGGCGCTGACCCAGGCCAGCGAGGCGTTGCAACTGGAAATCGACGAGCGCAAGCAGTTGGAGAGCCAACTGGTGCAGTCGGAAAAACTCGCGTCCCTGGGGCAACTGGCGGCCGGCGTCGCCCATGAAATCAACAACCCGGTGGGGTTCATCTCCTCCAACCTGAGCACCCTCGACAGTTACTTCAACCAGCTGCAACAGATGCTCGATGCCTACCGGCAGGTCGAAGACAGCCTCACGTCGGCCGAGCAGCGCGACCCGCTCAAAGCCCTGCGCGACGAGCTGGAGCTGGATTTTCTCAAGGAAGACATTCCCATCCTGATCAGAGAGTCCAAGGAAGGCATCGGGCGAGTGGTGCAGATCGTCAAGGACCTGAAAAACTTCTCGCGGGTGGACAATGACCAGACCTGGCAGTGGGCCAACCTGCAACAGGGCATCGACTCCACGCTGAACATCGTCGCCAGCGAACTCAAGTACAAGGCCGACGTGATCAAGCAGTACGGCGCGCTGCCGGAAATCGAATGCCTGGCTTCGCAGCTTAACCAGGTGGTGATGAACCTGGTTATCAACGCCGCCCAGGCCATGGGCCCGGAGCGCGGCACCATCACCATCAGCAACGGCGTGGAGGGCGATAACGTGTGGCTGGAAGTCGCCGACAACGGCTGCGGCATTGCGCCCGAAACCGTGCAGAAAATCTTCGATCCGTTCTTTACCACCAAACCGGTGGGGGAAGGCACGGGGCTGGGGCTGTCGCTGTCCTACGGCATTATCAAGAAGCATCACGGTGATATTTCCGTGAGCAGCGAACCGGGCAAAGGTACGACCTTTCGCGTGGTGTTGCCGATTCGGCAGACGGCGGCGTAG
- a CDS encoding glucan biosynthesis protein, which yields MIALLTPLSRGALAADDAEQASAFSFEHLIEQAQADALKPYVYPNHASAALLAKLDYSAHGQIHFKPEQALFAKGPGPFPVTFFHLGSFFRTPVRMYVLDNTVAREIVYDPAHFDMPADSPAHDLPRNSGFAGFRIQESRLGNQANLAWERNDWVAFLGASYFRAIGELYQYGLSARAIALDVAQAGKAEEFPDFTHIWFEPPKNEHAQSMTLYARLDGPSLCGAYRFVISRTHGVIMDVDCTVFLRHNVRRLGIAPVTSMFWFGEAAKRTAADWRPEVHDSDGLALWTGNGERIWRPLNNPPRTIVSAFSDRQPKGFGLSQRDRNFDHYLDGVNYQRRPSLWVEPLGDWGEGSVQLMENGTDDEIHDNIVAMWVPSAPAEAGNRYDLRYRLHWLADEPYPSSLARCLATRLGKGGQPGRTRPAGTRKFVVEFQGAPLEKLAPSVKPEAVISCSRGELSLVFTEAVPNGVAGHWRAQFDLTVDGNDPVEMRLFLRLDGQPLSETWLYQYHPFRSESTAIGTPWPVDNGPPT from the coding sequence ATGATCGCCCTCCTCACGCCCCTGAGCCGAGGAGCCCTGGCTGCCGACGATGCCGAGCAAGCCAGCGCCTTTTCTTTCGAACACCTGATCGAACAGGCGCAGGCCGATGCCTTGAAACCCTATGTTTACCCCAATCATGCCTCCGCCGCGCTGCTGGCCAAGCTGGACTACAGCGCCCACGGCCAGATCCACTTCAAACCTGAGCAGGCATTGTTCGCCAAAGGGCCGGGGCCGTTTCCGGTAACGTTTTTCCATCTGGGCTCATTCTTTCGCACCCCCGTCAGAATGTATGTCCTGGACAACACCGTGGCACGCGAGATTGTGTACGACCCGGCGCACTTTGACATGCCGGCCGACAGCCCGGCCCACGATCTGCCGCGTAACAGTGGGTTCGCCGGTTTTCGTATCCAGGAGAGCCGCCTGGGCAACCAGGCCAATCTGGCATGGGAAAGGAACGATTGGGTGGCGTTTCTCGGTGCATCGTACTTTCGCGCCATCGGCGAATTGTACCAATACGGTCTGTCGGCACGTGCCATAGCCCTGGATGTGGCCCAGGCCGGTAAAGCGGAAGAATTCCCGGACTTCACCCACATCTGGTTCGAGCCACCCAAGAACGAACACGCCCAATCGATGACCCTTTATGCACGGCTCGACGGACCCAGCCTATGTGGCGCATACCGTTTCGTGATCAGCCGTACCCACGGCGTGATCATGGACGTGGACTGTACGGTTTTCCTGCGTCACAACGTCAGACGATTGGGCATCGCCCCGGTGACGTCGATGTTCTGGTTTGGCGAAGCTGCCAAGCGCACGGCCGCCGACTGGCGACCCGAAGTGCACGACAGTGACGGCCTGGCGCTGTGGACCGGTAACGGCGAACGCATCTGGCGCCCTTTGAACAACCCGCCGCGCACGATTGTATCGGCATTCAGCGATCGTCAGCCGAAGGGCTTTGGCCTGTCGCAGCGCGATCGCAACTTCGACCACTACCTCGATGGCGTGAATTACCAGCGGCGCCCCAGCCTGTGGGTCGAGCCGTTGGGGGATTGGGGCGAAGGCAGCGTGCAACTGATGGAAAACGGCACCGACGACGAGATCCACGACAACATCGTAGCCATGTGGGTGCCCTCGGCGCCTGCGGAAGCGGGCAATCGGTATGACCTGCGTTATCGCCTGCACTGGCTGGCCGATGAGCCCTACCCATCGTCCCTGGCGCGTTGCCTGGCCACGCGCCTGGGCAAGGGTGGTCAACCCGGCCGGACGCGGCCGGCGGGCACACGAAAATTCGTGGTGGAATTTCAGGGCGCGCCCCTGGAAAAGCTCGCGCCCAGCGTCAAACCCGAGGCCGTGATCAGCTGTTCCAGAGGCGAACTCAGCCTGGTCTTTACCGAAGCAGTGCCGAACGGTGTGGCCGGCCATTGGCGCGCTCAGTTCGATCTGACCGTCGACGGTAACGACCCCGTGGAAATGCGACTGTTTCTGCGCCTGGATGGCCAGCCTTTGTCTGAAACCTGGCTGTATCAGTACCACCCCTTCCGCTCGGAATCGACGGCCATCGGTACCCCTTGGCCGGTCGACAACGGCCCACCGACATGA
- the bglX gene encoding beta-glucosidase BglX, producing MKFYRQLALIYLTLSMTGGAVQAIEQDTVEDLLRQMTLQEKIDQLSQLGIQTTPTGPVIDYGELSPAPINTVGSVLGAYGVEQTRRLQEQAVNQSRLHIPLLFAFDVIHGYRTIFPVPLAEAAAWDADLAYRTARAAAVEATASGVHWTYAPMVDIARDPRWGRVVEGAGEDPFLGAALAAAKVRGFHGAGPPDRSFMLATAKHFVAYGAAEGGRDYNVADVSERTLREVYFPPFQAAVAAGVDAIMPSFNELAGVPLHSNTALLSDVLRNQWRFTGLTISDANAVWELSQHGIADVPGDAARLAFNAGIDIEMVSHAYRGFLPSLVRNGLVPVAAVDDAVRRVLKAKQRLGLFADPYRYSDEARQRASVLTPQHRALAREAAQQSIVLLKNTDALLPLPKHLRNLLVVGSLATDAQATIGPWSAQGRADDSITILQGIRNAVAPNTEVVYLPDASPLSQKVQNLPAIRQAAQKAQVVIAVLGESADQSGEAHSRADLGLPGNQDVVLRALLDAGQPVIIVLMNGRPLVLSENVQRAPALLETWFLGTEMGSAVADILFGDVSPSGKLPITFARSVGQIPLYYAHKNTGRPPREGESWVSAYIDTPWSPLYPFGFGLSYTTFSYSTPRLSADRIASTDTLTVQVSVTNTGQRAGDEIVQLYLRDDVASVTRPVRQLRGFRKVHLEAGETRSVSFTLDAQDFALLDEHWLPVVEAGRFTVFVGADSTTANQAWFDVTDSRALSETGLSRPP from the coding sequence ATGAAGTTTTACCGTCAACTGGCACTGATCTACCTGACATTGAGCATGACCGGCGGTGCCGTGCAGGCCATCGAGCAGGACACGGTGGAAGACCTGCTGCGGCAGATGACGCTGCAAGAGAAGATCGACCAGCTCAGCCAGCTCGGCATTCAGACCACGCCGACCGGTCCGGTCATTGACTACGGTGAACTGTCCCCGGCGCCCATCAACACCGTCGGTTCGGTGCTTGGCGCCTATGGCGTCGAGCAGACCCGGCGGTTGCAGGAACAGGCGGTCAACCAATCGCGCCTGCATATTCCGCTGCTGTTTGCCTTTGACGTAATCCACGGTTATCGCACGATATTTCCGGTGCCGCTGGCCGAAGCCGCGGCCTGGGACGCGGACCTGGCCTACCGCACCGCCCGCGCGGCCGCCGTCGAAGCCACGGCCAGCGGCGTGCATTGGACGTATGCGCCGATGGTCGACATTGCCCGTGACCCACGCTGGGGTCGGGTAGTGGAAGGCGCCGGCGAAGACCCGTTCCTCGGTGCCGCGCTGGCGGCGGCCAAGGTCCGTGGGTTTCATGGCGCAGGGCCGCCGGACCGCTCTTTTATGCTGGCGACCGCGAAACACTTCGTGGCCTACGGCGCGGCAGAAGGCGGACGCGATTACAACGTGGCCGACGTTTCAGAGCGCACCTTGCGCGAGGTCTACTTCCCCCCGTTCCAGGCAGCCGTGGCGGCGGGTGTCGACGCGATCATGCCATCGTTCAACGAACTGGCCGGCGTTCCGCTGCACAGCAATACGGCGCTGTTGAGCGATGTGCTTCGCAATCAGTGGCGGTTTACCGGGCTGACTATCAGTGACGCCAATGCCGTCTGGGAACTGAGCCAGCATGGGATTGCCGATGTGCCCGGCGACGCGGCCCGTCTGGCGTTCAACGCTGGGATAGATATCGAAATGGTCAGCCACGCCTACCGAGGATTTTTACCCTCACTGGTGCGCAATGGCCTGGTGCCCGTGGCTGCCGTGGATGACGCGGTGCGCCGCGTCCTCAAGGCCAAGCAGCGTCTGGGCCTGTTTGCCGACCCCTACCGCTACAGCGATGAGGCACGGCAGCGGGCCAGCGTCCTCACGCCGCAGCACCGTGCCCTGGCCCGAGAAGCGGCGCAGCAATCCATCGTGCTGTTGAAAAACACCGACGCGCTCCTGCCGTTGCCCAAGCACCTGCGCAACCTGCTGGTGGTCGGCAGCCTCGCCACGGATGCCCAGGCCACGATCGGCCCATGGTCCGCACAAGGGCGTGCCGACGATTCGATCACCATCCTGCAGGGGATACGCAACGCCGTTGCACCGAACACCGAGGTCGTTTACCTGCCCGACGCCTCCCCGCTCAGTCAAAAGGTTCAAAACCTTCCGGCCATCCGACAGGCTGCGCAGAAAGCCCAGGTCGTGATCGCCGTGCTGGGGGAGAGCGCTGACCAGAGCGGGGAAGCGCACAGCCGCGCCGACCTTGGCTTGCCGGGCAATCAGGACGTTGTATTGCGCGCGCTTCTGGACGCCGGTCAGCCGGTGATCATTGTTCTGATGAATGGCCGCCCGCTGGTGCTCTCTGAGAACGTTCAACGGGCGCCCGCTTTACTTGAGACCTGGTTTCTGGGCACGGAAATGGGCAGTGCCGTGGCCGACATCCTGTTCGGCGATGTCAGCCCCAGCGGTAAATTGCCGATTACCTTTGCCCGTAGCGTCGGGCAAATCCCTCTTTATTACGCACACAAAAATACCGGCCGCCCCCCTCGCGAAGGGGAGAGTTGGGTCAGTGCCTACATTGACACGCCGTGGTCACCGCTGTATCCCTTCGGCTTCGGCCTGAGCTACACCACGTTCAGCTACTCCACGCCTCGGCTCAGCGCTGACCGGATTGCCTCCACCGACACCCTGACGGTGCAAGTCAGCGTCACCAATACCGGCCAGCGCGCGGGCGATGAAATCGTGCAGCTATACCTGCGCGATGACGTCGCCAGCGTGACCCGCCCGGTCCGCCAGTTGCGCGGCTTTCGCAAGGTCCACCTGGAGGCCGGTGAAACGCGGAGCGTGAGTTTTACCCTGGACGCGCAGGACTTTGCCTTGCTGGACGAACACTGGCTGCCGGTGGTAGAAGCCGGTCGCTTCACGGTGTTCGTCGGGGCCGATTCGACGACCGCCAACCAGGCGTGGTTCGACGTCACCGACAGCCGCGCGCTGTCTGAAACGGGGCTGTCCAGGCCGCCCTGA
- a CDS encoding FMN-binding glutamate synthase family protein, protein MSLSLLSRYAFFAVCVLFTLASLPFIHHDWLWPITGVTGLLSLIGLFDLLQSPHAVRRNYPILGNIRYLVEAIRPEIRQYLLESDSDALPFSRAQRSLVYSRAKNETADKPFGTLIDVYQSGFEFIGHSMRPAPLSDPSAFRVMVGGPQCTQPYSASVFNISAMSFGSLSANAIRALNQGAKLGNFAHDTGEGSISPYHREHGGDLTWELGSGYFGCRTSDGRFDPERFAAQAQNPQVRMIEIKMSQGAKPGHGGILPKHKVTKEIAETRGILMGEDCVSPSRHSAFSTPIELMQFIAQLRELSGGKPVGFKFCLGHPWEFMGIAKAMLETGILPDFIVVDGKEGGTGAAPVEFTDHIGVPLREGLLFVHNTLVGLNLRDKIKLGASGKIVSAFDIASVLAIGADWANSARGFMFAIGCIQSQSCHTNKCPTGVATQDPLRQRALVVPDKAQRVFNFHRNTLKALAEMLAAAGLDHPSQLSAKHLVRRMSATEIKLFSQLHVFLKPGELLSGEVNGEFYSRMWQMARADSFEPLEVAAA, encoded by the coding sequence ATGAGCCTGTCCTTGCTAAGCCGTTACGCCTTCTTTGCCGTGTGTGTCCTGTTCACCCTCGCCAGCCTGCCGTTTATCCACCATGACTGGCTGTGGCCGATCACCGGGGTTACCGGCCTGCTCAGCCTGATCGGCCTGTTCGACCTGCTGCAAAGCCCCCACGCGGTACGCCGCAACTACCCGATCCTGGGCAATATTCGTTACCTGGTGGAAGCCATCCGCCCGGAAATCCGCCAGTACCTGCTCGAATCCGACAGCGACGCCCTGCCCTTCTCCAGGGCCCAGCGCTCGCTGGTGTACTCGCGCGCCAAGAATGAAACCGCCGACAAACCCTTCGGCACCTTGATCGACGTGTACCAGTCGGGCTTCGAATTTATCGGTCACTCCATGCGCCCCGCGCCGCTGAGCGACCCCAGCGCATTTCGCGTGATGGTCGGCGGCCCGCAGTGCACGCAGCCGTATTCGGCGTCGGTGTTCAATATATCGGCGATGAGTTTTGGCTCATTGAGCGCCAACGCGATCCGCGCGCTGAACCAAGGCGCCAAGCTGGGTAACTTTGCCCACGACACAGGTGAAGGCAGCATCAGCCCCTACCACCGCGAACATGGCGGCGACTTGACCTGGGAGCTCGGCAGCGGCTACTTCGGCTGCCGTACCAGCGACGGCCGTTTCGACCCGGAACGCTTCGCCGCGCAGGCGCAAAACCCGCAGGTGCGCATGATCGAAATCAAGATGAGCCAGGGCGCCAAACCCGGCCATGGCGGAATTCTACCCAAGCACAAAGTGACGAAAGAGATCGCCGAAACCCGCGGCATCCTGATGGGGGAAGACTGCGTCTCACCGTCGCGCCACAGTGCGTTTTCCACGCCGATCGAGCTGATGCAGTTCATCGCCCAACTGCGTGAACTGTCCGGCGGCAAACCGGTGGGCTTCAAGTTCTGCCTGGGCCACCCATGGGAATTCATGGGCATCGCCAAGGCCATGCTCGAAACCGGCATCCTGCCCGACTTTATCGTGGTCGACGGCAAGGAAGGCGGCACCGGTGCGGCACCCGTGGAGTTCACCGACCATATCGGCGTGCCGCTGCGCGAAGGTTTGCTGTTCGTGCACAACACCCTGGTGGGTCTGAACCTGCGCGACAAGATCAAACTCGGCGCCAGCGGCAAGATCGTCAGCGCGTTCGATATCGCCAGTGTGCTGGCCATCGGCGCCGATTGGGCCAACTCGGCGCGGGGCTTTATGTTCGCCATCGGCTGCATCCAGTCACAGAGCTGCCACACCAACAAATGCCCCACCGGCGTCGCCACCCAGGACCCGCTGCGCCAGCGCGCCCTGGTGGTACCGGACAAGGCCCAGCGCGTGTTCAACTTCCACCGCAACACCCTCAAGGCCCTGGCCGAAATGCTCGCGGCGGCGGGGCTGGATCACCCATCACAACTGTCGGCCAAGCACTTGGTGCGGCGCATGTCGGCGACGGAGATCAAGTTGTTCTCGCAGTTGCATGTGTTCCTCAAGCCAGGGGAGTTGCTGAGCGGGGAAGTGAACGGCGAGTTTTATTCGCGCATGTGGCAGATGGCGCGGGCCGATAGCTTTGAACCCCTTGAAGTTGCTGCTGCCTGA
- a CDS encoding OpgC domain-containing protein, which produces MLNGRDPRIDFFRGLALIFIFWDHVPHNPLGQITLRNIGFSDAAEVFVFLAGYASVLAYSKVLQREGYWMACLKILRRAWVLYVVHIFLLAMLMGIVFFANSKVETRDLVQEMGLTHFITHPQQALTDELLLRFKPNLMDPLPLYIVLLLGLPLVLPILVRAPLAVVAVSLTVYLLAPKLGWNLAAIADGVWYFNPVTWQLLFVLGGAASIHYRAPRASDTRPLMRQPLFVAAAVYALAAGVITLSWRWPHVHDALMPALLGEWLYPISKTDLSPVRLLHFLALAYVTAKLLPTHGWTQNWPARQCCRMGRYSLEVFCLGVLLAPLADMLNAQVEDAWPMQVFSALLGLLLMAVLAAWLELNQRLSAPRPAPPGTDR; this is translated from the coding sequence ATGCTGAACGGACGCGACCCGCGCATCGATTTTTTTCGGGGCCTGGCGTTGATCTTCATTTTCTGGGATCACGTGCCCCACAACCCCCTCGGCCAGATCACCCTGCGCAACATCGGTTTCAGCGATGCCGCCGAGGTCTTTGTGTTCCTTGCCGGTTATGCCTCGGTGCTGGCCTACAGCAAGGTGCTGCAACGCGAGGGCTACTGGATGGCCTGCCTTAAAATACTGCGCAGGGCCTGGGTGTTGTACGTGGTGCATATCTTCCTGCTGGCGATGCTGATGGGCATCGTGTTCTTCGCCAACAGCAAGGTAGAGACCCGCGACCTGGTGCAGGAGATGGGCCTCACGCACTTCATCACCCACCCGCAGCAGGCGTTGACCGATGAGCTGCTGTTGCGTTTCAAGCCCAACCTGATGGACCCGCTGCCGCTGTATATCGTGCTGTTGCTCGGCCTGCCGCTGGTGCTGCCGATACTGGTGCGAGCGCCGCTGGCGGTGGTGGCGGTGTCGCTGACGGTGTACCTGTTGGCGCCGAAACTGGGCTGGAACCTGGCGGCAATCGCCGACGGTGTGTGGTACTTCAACCCGGTGACCTGGCAATTGTTGTTCGTGCTCGGTGGCGCCGCGTCGATTCACTACCGCGCACCGCGCGCGTCTGACACCCGGCCATTGATGCGCCAGCCATTGTTTGTGGCAGCGGCGGTGTATGCGCTGGCGGCCGGTGTGATCACCCTGTCGTGGCGCTGGCCACACGTTCACGACGCGCTGATGCCGGCGCTGCTCGGCGAATGGTTGTACCCGATCAGTAAGACCGATCTGTCGCCGGTGCGCCTGCTGCACTTTCTGGCCCTGGCCTATGTCACCGCCAAGCTGCTGCCCACCCACGGCTGGACGCAGAACTGGCCGGCGCGGCAGTGCTGTCGCATGGGGCGTTATTCGCTGGAAGTGTTTTGCCTTGGGGTGTTGCTCGCCCCATTGGCGGACATGCTCAACGCCCAGGTCGAGGATGCCTGGCCGATGCAGGTATTCAGTGCGTTGCTGGGTTTACTGTTGATGGCGGTGCTGGCGGCCTGGCTGGAATTGAATCAGCGTTTGAGCGCGCCACGGCCGGCCCCGCCGGGCACCGACCGGTAA